Proteins co-encoded in one Prunus persica cultivar Lovell chromosome G6, Prunus_persica_NCBIv2, whole genome shotgun sequence genomic window:
- the LOC18773382 gene encoding helicase protein MOM1, whose translation MAKTSPPKRKSEFEMKRTPSPMRRFERAKNNSSTSSGSKMSGSKSSGSSLKERKGEMKEKSMKDLALGTREVSKSGKENAGTAHVKNKIRNGRDYLASFKKNKKEVKASVNASKDVCKTKVPLLRSSEREREHTDEGQPLRFQRELLEGKHPGKSCSGLSQGKRKREQLLEELSNTTEVESDEVVKKRKMVVNSNDDPHYVKPGLEGKINPGCKEGASVTPADIVPHSSARSTSCVNTIADEKCEREPLKLRIKLLEGKHPRWKSCCVLSQGKRKKRERLLDELSKTPEVEGDEVVKMRKMMVNSNDDSPYLKPVSEGKTTPRCKGGASVTAAHNVPHCFARSTTCVNTTTDEKCDSTSHNVDRNVLEKPKSNLFASEERRKLIDAQKNLNLLLKPGISKLCGVLQLSDVVKAMAKNLLEYVMNNHHVNTEPATTLQALQIALCWTAASFLKQKVDHKESLLLAKQHLNFACIKEEAYYFYSMLRCLKETFLHRTRIFKVAVSPKSAKLSSKDALKDHSHAKVLSKIEDLSMNLEYLAKTDVSKSIKDIYKKFKKKMTKLTEKQRKDKNDYEEEKGHIDREKKTELAVIQFCYQNNTSMRTYRLKMLDKRIEEHKLHMDIHRECLEEFHLQEWFKLKEQEKQWVENVQSWANVELLNGSPSNGPEPWSKCLQTSEEVRVNKDSEDLASLREHGLDKVVLIGLSGTQENAPDEGVVCGGFIRTVTSPARPLSANGVLDTMTSGTFLFTDCMEKNEAGSSGDDQENGVSMNPCAKELITDGGTSDYGEVLLDVPEIVCCTDGSEKVVTPSLPSFEECIHNADTSLIPDGEVRLEVPKSGKSTDGPEQTLPLDMSSVQWKPNGAALSVPDREAPLGLHESASSSHNIVSASTPSSEEQIHAVMVTVKDKVVESRLFETGSSNDDQGNLVTVDPSEEQNPENAIYDTVNSIHGLHNVISVSAPSSEDQIHVVTVTIPESGVFETVSSNDGQGNLVSVDPASEEQTLEKSTDYETVSSSHGLHNVVSVSAPSSEERIHIVTVTIPDKVVDSGVLETTSLNGGQGDVVSVDLPSEEQILEKTSAYDESVSSIHGLHNVVSVDPPSSEEQRHAVTVTMPDKEVGSGVLETVSSNDGLANLVSMDPPSSKKQISKKAIEHETISLTHGLQNLESVSPPSSEERITVPAKEDESRVLETVSSNDGLVNLLSMDPSSSEERIPEKASEHETVSLSQIHAVTETMPDKEVESGMLETVSSSDGLGNLVSVDPPSSKEKNPEKATEKESSELHVMASNSATGINQQKGVDTAAISNSSGENPLVNSLLLQPVTALVHGGSVTFDQAHQQKGTLLATLTAVQCGDPQASELQDTSQPVENPVSTSVAMVSYNHSYHDVPDNEPVVQVPVLPSSNTLDHSSPELFSVAGINIQPISEDHTFNQVAQAPMRIAGNLPDLSDQTILQPMTCFSLQQPVDIPTSGFGMLFQDTRATSITSSYNTCPIPSAPRGASQMPLPLSPDPLQNELEKLDKEADQIHKSHEDMKLRLKSDCDKEIEEAVADIRRKYEIRFQETDAEFHLRKKESDAIRNMVLMNKILSLVWTKYMDYTRASSASGPQQDENFVFFQHLDQLSIRQNQHVHSPVASSSLASPPAASLQTSIASLPSLQVTPLAPATNPHCTTPPMQLPAPFPSIPARPPHISSPSSTGIPQGGGEIRAPAPHFQPFRPSTSMSNPHLQPFTPSTSMRNWQSHSNSHASSVSLPHIPRLPPPMQQYVPYTRAHHPENAGGLPALSVYALPLIMDINGRFGSNPSGSLPSMPNLGSTLDHLHLSDPAITGGAHVNPVRTGRSTDVVYLSDDD comes from the exons ATGGCAAAAACTTCACCACCCAAGAGGAAatctgagtttgagatgaagcgGACGCCGAGTCCCATGAGGAGGTTCGAGAGAGCCAAGAATAACTCATCAACTTCTTCTGGGTCTAAAATGTCTGGAAGTAAAAGCTCGGGTTCATCGTTAAAAGAGCGAAAAGGGGAAATGAAAGAGAAGAGTATGAAAGATTTGGCATTGGGAACTAGAGAAGTTAGCAAAAGTGGGAAAGAAAATGCAGGAACTGCCCATGTGAAAAATAAGATAAGAAATGGTAGAGATTATTTGGCGAGCtttaagaagaataaaaaggaGGTTAAAGCATCAG TAAATGCAAGTAAAGATGTCTGCAAGACAAAG GTTCCGTTGCTGCGCAGTAGTGAGCGGGAAAGGGAACATACGGATGAAGGACAGCCGCTCAGGTTTCAGAGAGAGCTGTTGGAGGGAAAGCATCCTGGGAAATCTTGTTCTGGTTTGTCTCAGGGGAAACGAAAAAGGGAACAATTGCTTGAAGAGTTATCGAATACAACAGAAGTTGAAAGTGATGAAGTTGTAAAGAAGCGCAAGATGGTGGTAAATAGTAATGATGATCCACACTATGTAAAGCCTGGATTAGAGGGAAAGATAAATCCTGGATGCAAGGAAG GAGCTTCTGTAACTCCAGCAGATATTGTGCCTCATTCTTCTGCCAGGTCAACTAGTTGTGTAAATACAATTGCTGATGAAAAATGTGAGCGGGAACCGCTTAAGTTGCGTATAAAGTTGTTGGAGGGAAAGCATCCTCGGTGGAAATCTTGTTGTGTTTTGTCTCAGGGGAAACGAAAAAAAAGGGAACGATTGCTTGATGAGTTATCAAAGACACCAGAAGTTGAAGGTGATGAAGTTGTCAAGATGCGCAAGATGATGGTAAATAGTAATGATGATTCACCCTATCTAAAGCCTGTATCTGAGGGAAAAACAACTCCCAGATGCAAGGGAG GAGCTTCTGTAACTGCAGCACATAATGTGCCTCATTGTTTTGCTAGATCAACTACTTGTGTAAATACAACTACTGATGAAAAATGTGACTCTACTTCACATAATGTGGATAGGAATGTattagaaaaaccaaaaagtaaCCTGTTTGCTTCTgaggagagaagaaaattgatCGATGCCCAGAAGAATCTCAATCTTCTTTTGAAGCCTGGGATATCAAAACTATGTGGAGTCCTTCAACTCTct GATGTTGTCAAGGCTATGGCAAAAAATCTTCTTGAATACGTAATGAATAATCACCATGTAAATACAGAACCAGCAACAACATTGCAGGCATTACAGATAGCTCTG TGTTGGACAGCAGCTTCATTTCTGAAGCAGAAAGTCGACCACAAAGAATCGCTTTTGCTTGCAAAGCAGCACCTTAACTTCGCTTGCATAAAGGAAGAggcatattatttttattcaatgcTGCGGTGTCTAAAGGAAACCTTTTTACACCGTACAAGGATTTTCAAGGTTGCAGTGTCTCCAAAATCTGCTAAATTATCAAGTAAAGATGCTTTGAAGGACCATTCACATGCAAAGGTACTATCAAAGATTGAAGACTTGTCCATGAATCTAGAATATTTAGCAAAAACAGATGTCTCAAAAAGTATCAAagatatttataaaaagttcaagaagaagatgacaaAACTCACTgagaagcaaagaaaagacaaaaatgaTTACGAGGAAGAAAAGGGGCATATAGatagagagaagaaaacagagttggCCGTTATTCAATTTTGTTACCAGAATAATACTTCGATGAGGACATATAGGCTTAAGATGTTGGACAAAAGAATTGAAGAGCATAAACTCCATATGGACATACACCGCGAGTGTCTTGAGGAATTTCACCTGCAAGAATGGTTTAAGTTGAAGGAGCAGGAGAAACAATGGGTAGAAAACGTGCAATCCTGGGCTAATGTTGAACTGTTAAATGGGTCACCTTCAAATGGACCTGAGCCTTGGTCGAAATGCTTACAGACTAGTGAAGAAGTTAGAGTTAATAAAGATTCTGAGGATTTGGCCTCTTTAAGAGAGCATGGTCTTGACAAGGTGGTCCTGATAGGATTGTCTGGAACTCAAGAAAATGCTCCTGATGAAGGTGTAGTATGTGGTGGTTTCATTAGAACAGTGACGTCTCCAGCTAGACCCCTTAGTGCAAATGGTGTATTAGATACAATGACTTCTGGGACATTTTTGTTTACTGATTGTATGGAGAAAAACGAAGCTGGCAGTTCTGGTGATGATCAAGAGAATGGCGTGTCTATGAATCCGTGTGCCAAAGAGTTAATTACTGATGGAGGAACTTCAGACTATGGGGAGGTTCTGCTTGATGTGCCTGAAATTGTTTGCTGTACTGATGGCTCGGAAAAAGTTGTCACCCCGAGTCTTCCTTCATTTGAAGAATGCATCCACAATGCGGACACATCACTCATTCCTGATGGGGAGGTCAGACTGGAAGTGCCCAAATCTGGCAAATCAACTGATGGTCCAGAGCAAACCCTTCCTTTGGATATGTCTTCTGTGCAATGGAAGCCTAATGGGGCTGCATTAAGTGTACCTGACAGAGAAGCTCCACTGGGATTGCATGAGAGTGCCAGTTCAAGTCATAATATTGTGTCTGCGAGCACACCATCATCTGAAGAACAAATTCATGCAGTGATGGTAACTGTTAAAGATAAAGTGGTAGAATCAAGACTGTTTGAGACTGGCAGTTCAAATGATGACCAAGGGAATCTTGTCACTGTGGATCCATCTGAAGAACAAAACCCTGAAAATGCCATATATGATACTGTCAATTCTATTCACGGTTTGCATAATGTTATTTCTGTGAGTGCACCTTCATCTGAAGACCAAATCCATGTAGTGACAGTAACCATTCCAGAATCAGGTGTCTTTGAGACTGTCAGTTCCAATGATGGCCAAGGGAATCTTGTCTCTGTGGATCCAGCATCTGAAGAGCAAACCCTTGAAAAATCAACAGATTATGAGACTGTCAGTTCAAGTCATGGTTTGCATAACGTTGTTTCTGTGAGTGCACCTTCATCTGAAGAAAGGATCCATATAGTGACAGTAACCATTCCAGATAAAGTGGTCGATTCGGGAGTGCTTGAGACTACCAGTTTGAATGGTGGCCAAGGGGATGTTGTGTCTGTAGATCTACCATCTGAAGAACAAATCCTAGAAAAGACCTCAGCATATGATGAGTCTGTCAGTTCAATTCATGGTTTGCATAACGTCGTTTCTGTGGATCCACCTTCATCTGAAGAACAAAGACATGCAGTGACGGTAACCATGCCAGATAAAGAGGTAGGATCGGGAGTGCTTGAGACTGTCAGTTCGAATGATGGCCTAGCGAATCTTGTCTCTATGGATCCACCTTCATCTAAGAAACAAATCTCTAAAAAAGCCATAGAACATGAGACCATCAGTTTAACTCATGGTTTGCAAAATCTTGAGTCTGTAAGTCCACCTTCATCTGAAGAACGAATAACCGTGCCAGCTAAAGAGGATGAATCAAGAGTGCTTGAGACTGTCAGTTCGAATGATGGGCTAGTGAATCTTCTCTCTATGGATCCATCTTCATCAGAAGAACGAATCCCTGAAAAAGCCTCGGAACATGAGACTGTCAGTTTAAGTCAAATCCATGCAGTGACAGAAACCATGCCAGACAAAGAGGTTGAATCAGGAATGCTTGAGACTGTAAGTTCAAGTGATGGCCTAGGGAATCTTGTCTCTGTGGACCCACCTTCatctaaagaaaaaaaccctGAAAAGGCCACAGAAAAAGAGAGCAGTGAATTGCATGTAATGGCATCTAATAGTGCAACTGGGATCAACCAGCAGAAGGGAGTTGATACTGCAGCCATTAGCAACTCTTCTGGGGAAAATCCCCTGGTAAACTCACTCCTGCTGCAGCCTGTGACAGCTTTGGTGCATGGTGGTTCAGTGACATTTGATCAG GCACACCAACAAAAAGGTACGCTTTTAGCCACATTGACTGCAGTGCAATGTGGAGATCCACAGGCCAGCGAACTGCAGGATACTAGCCAACCAGTTGAAAATCCAGTATCCACATCAGTTGCTATGGTATCATACAATCATTCATATCATGATGTGCCGGACAATGAGCCTGTTGTACAAGTGCCAGTGCTGCCATCTTCTAATACACTTGACCATAGTTCTCCTGAGTTATTTTCAGTTGCTGGAATTAACATTCAGCCAATTAGTGAAGATCATACCTTTAACCAAGTTGCTCAGGCTCCAATGCGAATTGCTGGGAACCTTCCTGATCTTTCAGATCAAACTATTTTGCAGCCTATGACATGTTTTTCCTTACAGCAGCCTGTTGATATACCTACTAGTGGATTTGGAATGCTTTTTCAAGACACAAGGGCTACATCTATTACTTCTTCATATAATACTTGTCCCATACCTTCTGCACCCCGTGGGGCATCTCAGATGCCTCTGCCTTTGTCCCCTGACCCTCTTCAGAATGAACTGGAAAAGTTGGATAAAGAAGCAGACCAAATCCATAAGTCTCATGAAGATATG AAGCTGCGTCTGAAATCTGATTGTGATAAGGAGATAGAGGAGGCCGTTGCTGACATTCGTCGCAAgtatgagattagatttcaggAGACTGATGCAGAATTTCACCTTAGAAAGAAGGAATCGGATGCAATTCGCAACATGGTTTTGATGAATAAGATTTTGTCCCTGGTTTGGACTAAATACATGGATTATACTAGGGCATCAAGTGCATCTGGACCACAGCAAG ATGAGAATTTCGTTTTCTTCCAGCATCTGGACCAACTATCTATACGGCAAAATCAACATGTACATTCTCCAGTTGCCAGTTCATCTCTGGCCAGCCCTCCTGCAGCTAGTCTGCAAACTTCTATTGCATCCTTACCCAGCCTGCAGGTGACCCCTCTTGCACCTGCAACCAATCCACATTGTACAACTCCACCTATGCAGTTGCCTGCTCCATTTCCGAGCATTCCAGCAAGACCGCCCCACATTAGTTCCCCCTCTTCCACAGGAATCCCCCAAGGTGGAGGTGAGATTCGTGCCCCAGCCCCACATTTCCAACCTTTTAGACCTTCAACATCCATGTCAAATCCACATCTCCAACCTTTTACACCTTCAACATCCATGCGAAATTGGCAGTCACATAGCAACTCTCATGCATCGTCTGTGTCACTTCCTCATATTCCACGACTTCCACCCCCCATGCAACAATATGTTCCTTATACTAGGGCCCATCATCCTGAAAATGCAGGGGGCTTGCCAGCTCTTAGTGTATATGCACTGCCTTTAATTATGGATATAAACGGTCGATTTGGTTCTAATCCATCTGGTAGTTTGCCCTCAATgccaaatttgggttcaacCCTTGACCACTTGCACCTTTCTGATCCTGCGATTACAGGTGGTGCACATGTCAACCCAGTACGCACAGGTAGATCCACCGACGTAGTTTATTTATCGGACGATGACTAA